Genomic window (Rosa chinensis cultivar Old Blush chromosome 6, RchiOBHm-V2, whole genome shotgun sequence):
ATACCGCCTAAAGCCTTGGCCAGATTTGATCTGGACACGCAACTCTTATTGAGCACTCGAACCCAGCAACTCTGCATTACTGCCTGTTGTGATTGCTTCTGCAACATCGTCGTCAACAAGTCGTCGATTAAGCGAAGCTGACTGTCAAGCAGCCACCAAACCAGCAGCCTACTACCACTAGATCTTTTGGACCCAAAAGTCAAAACCCATAAACTCACCAGGCTCTAAGCCTAGATAAAGGCCGAATAGGCCCATTCAACATCAAGCCTAGTTGGATTGCCGTAAAACCCCAAGACGATGGTGCTGACACAAGAGGTACCACCATCGGAGTCTTTCTTGTCATGGAACTCCATCTAACTGAGTTCTTGTAAAGGCATGTGTGTTTCCATTCTCGCCTGCCATACAAAGATGAGATGGAGCCACCAGGCCAAAAGATGGAGTAGACAGGAGGACGACGATCCATATCAAATATAGAGAAGCATGCAGCCGCTCCGCCTCCTCCATCGAACTCATCCAGAATTGGGCATGGGTTTCACCCCAcaatgatctgggcacccaggcCATCCAAATCACCAACAATTGCAGCCAAGAGGACCTGTTTAATGACTTCGGCAAGCATGTAGCCTCACCCATCTACTAGTCCCAATGATTTGACAAAAAGCTTGATTGAGGCTGCATGCATCTTCACTTTCTTTGGTGGTGTAGGTGACCCATTGCTACTGACTGTGAGCTCCACAAGTGTAAGCTTCAGTTTCTTAGGAGAGGCAAAGGGAGAGCTAGGCCTTCCTCTATTCGATGGAGGATGTTCCGTACTAGGTACCAATGCAAGTTGCTTGTTGGCTTCCTCATAAGCTTGCAAATTTGCATGACGGAGAACCATAGGTTTGCGCATTTTGGAGGAAGAACCAAAGTTAAACAAGCTTCTTACCatacactacaccaattttagaatcagacaacacatatcagacgacagcaaacattttaactgtcatCTGAATTAATCAAatgacagcaaacattttaactatCGTCTGAATTAATCAGATGACAGCAAGAAATATTCTGTCGTCTAAGTTTTCGATTCCAAGaacagttttttcttggctcttatgcaatagcatttcagacaatggttgattttttttatgttgtctgaatgaattaattaagacaacagttattatattatgttgtccaaggttgattaacacaatggtggataaaagatgttgtctgattgtttttaatcacacaacagttattactTCTTTGTTGTGCAATTACTATTAATACAATGGTTgaaaaatatgtcgtctgattgttttgtttcacacaacagttttttagtTGTCTATTGTGCCACTCTCTTTCGGACAATGTACTGAAATTGATGTTGTCTAAGTTTTAGGTTTCAACATGCTAGCGCGTGAATACTTAgccaaaattttaattttcactCTTCCCTCCATTAATTTGGCAAAATTTTACTTTGATGTCGACTAGTATTTAAAGAAACTAACCCTAGAAACCCaacgcgctctctctctctctctcttcctcagcCGCACACCCaattctctgttctctctccctTCCATTTCTCCTTGCCATGGTTAGAGACCACCATTTCTGGCCACCAATTCATGATTCCACCACTACCAATCGAACAAGCACCTCAATACGATCAAAACCCAATCCCAGCACCGCCATGCACCGACTCCTGCCTCCACACGTGATCCTCCAAGCGGCGACACTGCTGCTCCCTTACCTTCATCGATTTCTGGCAGCCATCTTGCAACTCCTCCACCACCGCTTTGATTCAGTAGGTTTTGAACTCTCCTTTTTGTCAAAATCGAAGCTTCAGTTCTAAAGATTATGCATTTTGTTTTGCATTTTCTAAATTTGGATATCATGTAGGTCTTGAATGGAAAAGTTTGAGTGCTGAAGCAGAGTAGAGTGGTTATGAATATGAGATGGTTCAGAGGTAGAGAAAGGTAAGATCTCTAGTTTCAAATTGTGGATTCAGATTAGTTGATTTAGATTATATGGATTTCTAACCTTGAGATTTCCGGACTTGTAGGAAACAACGGAATTCAGTGGAAGGAGAACTCTTGATTGGACTTTGTTGAGCTCTTCTTCTATGTTTCCGTACATATTGTACGTCTGTTCGCCTGCTTCACACATTTGGGTTCACAGTTCAGTAATTTAATTTATGTTTCTACCCatatatacttgtttatatctTTTTAAGTTGCTTTTCTTTCTGGGCATCTTGTGCTTGAAATTATTTAAGTACTTGAAGTTACTACTTTTCTCGGTGTTAAACTGTCTCAATTTCTTGGAAAATAGAACACTGGTTTCTGCTCAATTAAATTAATGTCTTGGTTGTGAAGAATTACAGTTGTCTAGTACCTTAGCTTAGAAAATTAAACATGAAGTTGCCATAGATATGTGTTGATTTTTTGTGGATTACTCTTTTCTTTTGCTCTAAGTATTGGTATTAGCTTCGATTTTGTTTCAGTGCTTCAGTTTAGGCTATGTGGTCTTGGAAAATGTGCAAAAAATTAAACTGAGTTTTCCGTATGGTCCAAGTGATTTTGGGTATGGATTTAGTGTTAATAGATACTTGAATGAGGATGAGCTATTTAGTGTTTGTCGATTATTAGATTACATTAACCaggtggatatatatatatatatatatatatatatatatatcttatcaTCTATTTTTgatgtatttatgttttcttgACTTGGCATTTTTTGGTGATATAAATGACTTCTATTGATCTGTTATAGTGACTTATGCTTCCTTTTGTAGGAAGAAAATAGCTGATTCTGATAGTTAATGTTGGTattctttcccctttttcttCTAATCGGGTTGATACTAAGTATAAAAGCATTAGATTGATTGAATTTGGGGGTAGTGCTCTTGATAGTTGTCATGGTTCTATGACTTCTATCTATTATCTTGTGCTGCTGCCAAAGAAAGACAAGTCTATTGTCCTTATCTTGTTCTCGTTTTCAGTTTTCTGCATTTATCGGGTGGTTGTCTCTTCCTGAACAGTGTCTTTTTGTTTCAGCTAGAGACTACGTCACTGCCTTGAGCTTGCTGGATTTCAATACCTTGGTGGACTAGTGAGTCGACTCCCCCTCTCCCTCCTCCTCTCTTCCCAACCAAAAAGGTCCTAGTATCAATACTAAATAAACAATATGTTCTTATTATATGTTCTGGATTTTAAGCAAGTGCTGTGACAGTTTTAGCTTATTCACAGTGGCAAATTATATTTGACTAACTAGTAGTGTCAAAAGTTAAACCGAATGTAATTGAGTTAAAAATGTGTTCATTTATTTCATTCTTAGTAATgtttgttttgaatcttttcttaATAAAGTATTGTAATGTTCTTTGTCATAGTACTTTTAATGGAAATTGACCATGTCATCATACATAAAGCatcataaagaagaagaaattaactaGTTTTATAGTTTCTAGGACTATTGAACTTGTGTGCTGGGTTTTGGACCATATGTGTTTATTACAATATTTTCATAATATTTCTTGTTTTAACAACTTCAGGGACAGAGATGGATATGTACAAGGGGACTGTTGATACAGAAAGGGATACTACAAGCACAACCCCAGGGAAATGGTGAAGGTATGGgctgagaaagaaaaaaggaatcTGGATAGGTAAGATGGACAACGATCTTAACTTATTTCTTGATAAGTAGATTATGGCGATATCATATACAAAGAACTGCTTGGCTTTAACTTAAACCATAATTACGAAGCTGGGATCTTCCTGCTAATTGATGATAGATGGGTTGGTGTACATATGCAGGATGGTGAAAAATGGAATTACATGCCCAACTGCAATTGATATAAAAGATCATGTTCTGGTCATGAAATTCATAGGTATATATTACCTATTTCTTGAACAAATATTGTGATGGGTATAGCAAGTGCTACTTGAGTTGGTTCTCAACCTCTCTGGTATTTGTTTAACATTAGTTAATGTTATGTAATTATAGGTATGTATGTCAAGATCACGTTGGATTTCTTTGTACATGTCTCCCTCAAGGAATGAAGGATCATGTGCAGTTGTATATGTAGGGACTAGATGTTATagagtaaattgataaatgatAAAATTGTCAATGGAGTCTAAAGATATAGGTTCTTAGAGATAATGTATGACGACTACCACATCTCATATTTTAATGCAATTTTCTTGGAGTTCCTGGACATATTTTAGACATCATCACCATTGACTTTCCATATGCAGTTAATTTTGGAACTTGGTCCGGACATTGAGGAGCTCACAAAAACAGGAGGTACCATAAAGGAGTTTGTTAACCCAAAGTAAATCTTCTCTTTATTACAACCTTAAATAGTTTCTGCCACTGGGGCATGTATTTTGGtttattaaattcagtttatttGCATGCTATCAAGAAATTAGAGATTCCATATAACTTTCAATATTCCTTATTTCAGTTTGTTCTCATTTGCGTCTCCAAATCATTTAATCAATTTAGTCTAAAATGTAGATTCAGAGTACTTGTGCTACCTACTcttcattcttttatttttagtgCATGCTAGACTAGTGGTAGATGAGATAATAAGCTTGGGATCTCCTTTGCTTTTTAGTATACATCACCTGATCTAGTATTTTTCATCTTACTGCAGATACAAAGATGCTAGTAAGACTTCATTCAAGCCCTCAACTCGGCTAGTGTATGATGCAAGACTACCCAAAAGCATGGGAAGATCATAAATGCTCAAGCTTCAATCATATTTTGTACTAGTGCTTTCACTTTTTGTTAGACTAGTATGTAGCACCTAAATGCATATATGAAACTATCTAAACAATGGATGTATTAATTCCTCCGTTGGGATGAAATAGTTTTTGAAATTAATGGATGTGCTTCTGGAGTCAAGGACGTGTTGTGGATGTGTTGTTTTTATTGTGCAAAATGTATGTTTTTCTCTTCTATAGCAGACAATTCAATACCACCAGCAAACCATTGTCTAACAAATGAACATAACAagaatagaaacaaaaaaactgttgtgtgaaccgTCTATCTACAATAGTTTTCAAACCTATTCAATTGTCCAACTAGATATAacacaacaaaaaattaaataatttgtTGTCTGAAGTTAAGGAAAACCACAGAGAATAGGAAAGCTACTATTGTATGACttgatttcagacaacagtttgtTACAAGATGCTATATTATGAAACAATGATACACAATGGCTACAGGCTTATTCTATCGTCTTGTTTGAATTCAATCAATGGTAACCAGCTAGTCAGATGATGTACAAGCTTCATTCAGACAACTGCTGTACAAGCTTCATTCAGACAACTGTTTATTTATAAGCCAATGTTTTCTGACTGTTAGTCACAAGTTTCTCTCTTCTAGCAGTTGTTGTCTGAAATTGACTTGCACAAGAGTTAAGATATTCATCGTTGTTGTTCTTTCTGGTGTTCAGACAATAGTCATGTAAGTCGCTGCTGTTGTGCGAAAtttcttcagacgacagttttgtcCTATTGTCTGATTCACcaatcagacgacggtgaatcAGAcgacattgagatagacaatAGCAACGTgccttatcagacgacagtgaaaaactgtcgtttgattcattttttggcTAGGAGGCAGAATGGGCATTTGGATCCCCTGAAAAAGAAATGCACCTCCATTGAAATTGCATTGCGCAAAAGGATGATCCTATTCTTCCTGTCTCCATGTACAGGAAGaataggatcatcctctcaattCATAGACATAAATTAATGCTACTAACTCATCAGTGAAGACAATAAAGAAATAGATCGATTATAATCTTTGCATTTAATTGTGAAAATGAATCTACAAGTCCGGAGTTCATCTCATAAAGCTTTGATCTGACTCACAAGTTCTAGTCAAAGTTACAAGATTTAAATAGAATCGTTGGTAAGAAAATACCTTGATTCTGAAACCAATTAAGTTACAGAAAAGCTAACAAGACAATCAGATCGATATTGCAAGAAGCATTAtgtaggaaagttttcattcagTTGGTTCCTCAGTAACCTTACTATAATTATTAAAGTTGACCCACAGAGATCGATCCGTTTCTAGCTAGTTCTGCCACAGTACAAAGATAGACAAGCAACGGACTACACAAATAAGTATGCTGTGACACAAACACAGTGCAACAGCTGACTGTAGAACAGGTAGAATGTAGAATACAAAATAGCTGGACAGAGAAAACTCAGATTGTGTATCTACACGCGCGCGCACAAAGATATCTTATAATATATTGTATTAGTTATAAACAAATCTGCATAGGGGTATCAAACTCGGTTTATCTCCTGATTCTTATAACACAAGGAAAAGATTGCCAATTCTGTTAATGATGGCCGGAACCCTTCATCAAACATACCTTAATATTGTCAAGTGAGATGCCAGGAACACCCTCCAAACAGCCATCTCACCTGATTAGCGCCGTTGTCTTGAATGCACCACATTGCATGCTGGAAAAAGATAAAGAAGATCAGTTAAAAAGAACGATATATATGATGCAAGTAGCAAAAAATAAGTATGAATTGGAAATAAAAGGGAAGTGCACAAGGCCCTTACTAGTGCAGGTTAATGGCGAAGCCTATTTGCTCAGTTTCCCCACATAAGAAAACCAAGCAGCCCTTAAGGCCACATATTGTTGTGTTACACACCCTAAACCACATGATGACTTTCATATTAGCAAGACAGTCATAGGCATATAATTGCAATACACATTCACTAGCATCAAATTGAAACCTTCAGTTGTCAAGAGGATGGAGATAGAGGAAGTCATCAAAGTGAATCCAGTAATGAGACTAGTCCAGTAGTCCATGAACACAAAATACAACATATATTTGCCAACAACACTCCAATTTAGAATTGCATGTATTTATTCACTGGTTTCTAGCACTAATTGATCAATTCAGTAGCTTTACCACTGCCTGCTGAGTCATCCTTGTAGATATGCACATGTGCACAAGTTCAACAAAGGTTCCTTCAGTACGTAGCTATAAATTTCATAATAACAAAACAGAAGGAACAAGAGATCTATGCATGATAATTGATATTCAGTACAACCGCGTAACATAGTGCATGCTAGCTGACATTTTCTTTTCGCTTTTTCTTACTCTTGACAAAAATTAGGAAAGAAAGAGGCAGAGTGATTAAAAGTGGAAGCGGAACTTGTCTTaatttctttccaaattcataAAATTTCCCAGAAGTTTCTTATAGGTGCCTCAGAGAAACGAGTGACTGAAGTTGGCATAAGTAACTATAGTtcctttgtttgtttattttctgacAAATTTGTGCCTGTTTGGGTAATGGATGTGGAGAGGTCACTTATACGGTGATATGCTAACATTACTCTGCAGGTCCCCCCAAGAAAACATGTAGAGAGTTAAGCACTCACTAATGGCAGTTCGATGATgaggaaaaaataaaactagAAAATATCACAAGTACTAAGTAGCCTTCTCCATAAAATAGCTAGGGGTATCAACTAGAGTGGAAATGTTATAAAAGGATTTGATTGAATCACTAGTAAACAAATATATACACAATCCAGCAGTAGTCAACCTAATTTCAAATGGAAAACTGCTGAATGACTATCATGAAAATAAGCAATAAATATTTTAAGGATCCTGTCAATTTTTTTTCACTAGTTGCGCATCTCTGAAAAGATGGTAAAACATCATTTTGAGATACTTCCTGGAAACTATGAAGATCAAATCAACACCGAAATGAAGAGAAATTGATTTTCAAAAacgaaaataataataataaaggaaAATGAAGAGAAGTTGAGCATATATATGATGCAGCAGACCACtccaaaacaaagagaagagcAGGCTGGTGCCTGGTAAGGTGGTGGGTAATGGACAAAACAGCAAGAAAAGCAGCACGCATGCAGTTACCAAACTTAACAGCGTAATTCTCTAATATGAAACCTTGAAAGAAAATGCCTACATCAGTTATAAGGATAAGTTCTCTAATTTGATCAGaaagagaaataaaattaaCAGCGTAGGCTTTCACCTTGCAATTAAACACTGCTTGTGATGTTGATAAAGTTTACATCTACTTATTGCAAAAAACACAAACTACATTTGCTTTCATTCTAGCCTGCTTTCTGTCTAGCCCataattttaccaaaatgagaaatgaaatttGACAAACTcagttgagatttgagaaggcCAACTAGGACACCCGATTTACAAACTCGGTTGAATCCATAAATGGAATCCTCTTGATTCTTCATAATTGAAGAATTTGTCAAAGTGTCGGGTGATCGTCCTATCCTTCATATTAAAAACACCCATATCTCTGCTTTGTATCGGAAGGACTATCTTATTATTCATGAAGTAGATGGAATTGGGCTTACATGATCCAGAATAGTCTGATGCCTCGATTGTGAAGGAAGAACTACATTTACTTAGGAAAATGGTTCTGTTCCCCAAGCTCCTAACCTCCGAGTCCGACCACGATTTGCTGTTTGTAAATGGGACCTCAAAAACCCTGCAGCCAAATGTTAATCCTTGGTCTTCACACTTGGTGGCTGTGGTAGTAAACAGAACCACCAAAAGAACCCCCGCTGATTCCACTAAATAGTGCTCTTTAATAcgcacattaggacctaaaagttGTTCCTCTGGAAATTCTGGAGCAACAAGCCTTATTTCTTCTTTGTCAATATCAAAAACTGAAATGCGGCTCGAAAGGTGCACGAAATAGAACTGTCCTTTATAATAACTTAGATCCATTATTAAATCTCTCCATGATACTATGCATTTCCAATTTTCACCTAGCCCTGGCCTGCAAAAACCAAATCTATGACCTGATTGAAACATGACTATGTAATCCGATGTCCAAGAAGGGCTCGATGATAAGGCAAACTTCCCTAACCGGAAACCAGAAACAACGCTGCCTGGCAAAGACCCCCGTACATCTGGGAGCTCAACTTTGGCATGATTTAAAGGATGCACAAGACTCCATTCACACCCTTTAGTTTTAGATACAATCACCAGCCATCCAACAGATGAAAAGCACATCCTCATTCTTGTTTTTGGTAATATTTTTGGTAGGTTAAGTTTGTAACTGATCTTATTACCTTTTCCCTTCAGACTGTAAAACTCAACTGCCTCATTCAAACCCTCAGTCTTGTCCTTGAAAGGCGGCCTGATAATTTTAGGAACCGGGTTACGGACCAAGATGGGAGGAGGCCGTTGCCAATAAGAAAGTGGAAGCAAAAGGAGAGGAACTTGGTGTGTTAATAATCTAAATGCAATATTATTAGGGTTTTTCTCCTTTACCTCAGTGGCGCCTGATCTCCATGATTTGCAAACTGCaccgaaaaaaataaaatcttgCAAGGAGTCTGTCAGCCGTTTGGCAACAGAGATGATAAGCTCTTCGGGAAGATCGTACGACCAGTTGCGCGCCATCGAGATTACTCTTTTTCTCTGGTAAACTAGGAGGACCGGAGAGTTTGACATCGATCTGTGTTCTTTTCTGATCATCCATCAAGTCATCAACACACCCCGATCAGTAGTGTTGCCGGCGTTTGGATATGGTGCTTCTCTCTCACTTTGAAAAAACTCTCTCCTCACATACATGAATCTCTCGAATTAAGAGATGAGTCTCATTTATAGCATAGAGTCCAAGTTGCAGTAGGTTGTTGAGACCCACTGAGTA
Coding sequences:
- the LOC121049816 gene encoding uncharacterized protein LOC121049816, with protein sequence MRMCFSSVGWLVIVSKTKGCEWSLVHPLNHAKVELPDVRGSLPGSVVSGFRLGKFALSSSPSWTSDYIVMFQSGHRFGFCRPGLGENWKCIVSWRDLIMDLSYYKGQFYFVHLSSRISVFDIDKEEIRLVAPEFPEEQLLGPNVRIKEHYLVESAGVLLVVLFTTTATKCEDQGLTFGCRVFEVPFTNSKSWSDSEVRSLGNRTIFLSKCSSSFTIEASDYSGSWCVTQQYVALRAAWFSYVGKLSK